One part of the Phragmites australis chromosome 3, lpPhrAust1.1, whole genome shotgun sequence genome encodes these proteins:
- the LOC133912489 gene encoding uncharacterized protein LOC133912489, with protein sequence MAGAADEYYYGGPGPRGAPHGLLLAVVVGLVVAGPLFLGDGGEALTEAVAELLSPVGLLLLPVCLLLLIRLLSSDRGAAALADVFAFGGSPDAVHRVGGSPVGVALMLFLILALLYYRSALFGGDGGDDE encoded by the coding sequence ATGGCGGGCGCGGCGGACGAGTACTACTACGGTGGCCCGGGCCCGCGGGGTGCCCCGCACGGGCTGCtgctggcggtggtggtggggcTGGTGGTGGCGGGCCCGCTGTTCctgggcgacggcggcgaggcgcTGACGGAGGCCGTGGCGGAGCTTCTCAGCCCCGTGGGCCTGCTGCTCCTCCCCGTgtgcctgctcctcctcatccgcctcctctcctccgacCGCGGCGCGGCCGCGCTCGCAGACGTCTTCGCCTTCGGCGGGTCCCCCGACGCCGTCCACCGCGTGGGGGGCTCCCCCGTCGGCGTCGCGctcatgctcttcctcatcctcgCCCTGCTTTACTACCGGTCGGCGCTcttcggcggcgacggcggcgacgacgagtaG
- the LOC133912487 gene encoding uncharacterized protein LOC133912487, protein MAATTVAASLSVAQALGKPLCVGNASSLRASPQGATRSACRMAVRASAQKQPAKEWAAAAAVAAVLVLPEVAEAAQPALSPSLKNFLLSIVSGGVVLVAIVGAVVAVSNFDPVKRG, encoded by the coding sequence ATGGCCGCCACCACCGTCGCGGCGTCTCTGTCCGTTGCCCAGGCGCTCGGGAAGCCCCTGTGCGTCGGCAACGCGTCGTCGCTGCGCGCCTCGCCGCAGGGGGCGACGAGGTCGGCCTGCAGGATGGCCGTCCGGGCGTCGGCGCAGAAGCAGCCCGCGAAGgagtgggcggcggcggcggccgtggcggcaGTGCTGGTGCTGCCGGAGGTCGCGGAGGCCGCGCAGCCGGCGCTGTCGCCGTCGCTCAAGAACTTCCTGCTCAGCATCGTCTCCGGCGGGGTCGTGCTCGTCGCCATTGTCGGCGCCGTCGTCGCTGTCTCCAATTTCGACCCCGTCAAGCGGGGCTGA
- the LOC133912488 gene encoding serine/arginine-rich-splicing factor SR34-like isoform X2, with product MSRRWSRTIYVGNLPGDIREREVEDLFHKYGRIVDIDLKIPPRPPGYAFVEFEDPRDAEDAIAGRDGYNFDGNRLRVEPAHGGRGNASSNDRSSGFGGGARRGVSRHSDYRVLVSGLPSSASWQDLKDHMRKAGDVCFSEVYREGGGTLGIVDYSNYDDMKYAIKKLDDTEFRNAFGRAYIRVKEYDGKRGRSSRSRSPSRSYSRSRSPSKSPRARRSASRSRSRSVSSRSRSASKGRSPSRSPARSKSPNASPANGEAASPKKQSPSRSPSGSRSPDAKPE from the exons ATGAGCAGGCGCTGGAGCCGGACGATCTATGTCGGGAACCTCCCCGGCGACATCCGGGAGAGGGAGGTGGAAGATCTGTTCCACAAG TATGGGAGAATTGTTGACATTGACTTGAAGATCCCCCCGAGGCCGCCTGGTTATGCTTTTGTTGAG TTTGAAGATCCTCGTGATGCCGAAGATGCAATTGCTGGAAGGGATGGCTACAACTTTGATGGAAATCGTCTAAGA GTGGAACCTGCACATGGTGGTAGAGGTAATGCTTCCTCGAACGATCGTTCAAGTGGCTTTGGTGGCGGAGCACGCCGTGGTGTGTCTAGGCACTCAGACTATCGTG TTCTTGTTAGTGGACTGCCTTCTTCTGCATCATGGCAAGATCTAAAG GACCATATGAGGAAAGCAGGTGATGTCTGTTTCTCTGAAGTTTACCGTGAAGGCGGTG GCACCTTAGGGATTGTGGACTACTCAAACTATGATGATATGAAATATGCT ATAAAGAAACTGGATGATACTGAATTCAGGAATGCCTTTGGTCGAGCTTATATAAGG GTGAAGGAATATGACGGCAAACGTGGCCGCTCATCACGTAGCCGAAGCCCAAGTCGTAGCTACAGCAGAAGCAGGAGCCCATC AAAATCTCCCAGGGCTCGTCGTTCAGCATCTAGATCCCGTTCGAGGTCTGTTTCTTCCCGTTCAAGGTCAGCATCAAAAGGACGTTCCCCATCAAG ATCACCAGCAAGATCCAAATCTCCTAATGCTTCT CCAGCAAATGGTGAAGCAGCAAGTCCCAAGAAACAGAGCCCCAGCAGGAGCCCATCTGGCTCACGTTCTCCCGAT GCCAAACCTGAATAG
- the LOC133912488 gene encoding serine/arginine-rich splicing factor SR34A-like isoform X1, with protein sequence MSRRWSRTIYVGNLPGDIREREVEDLFHKYGRIVDIDLKIPPRPPGYAFVEFEDPRDAEDAIAGRDGYNFDGNRLRVEPAHGGRGNASSNDRSSGFGGGARRGVSRHSDYRVLVSGLPSSASWQDLKDHMRKAGDVCFSEVYREGGGTLGIVDYSNYDDMKYAIKKLDDTEFRNAFGRAYIRVKEYDGKRGRSSRSRSPSRSYSRSRSPSKSPRARRSASRSRSRSVSSRSRSASKGRSPSSQYSLAWEESC encoded by the exons ATGAGCAGGCGCTGGAGCCGGACGATCTATGTCGGGAACCTCCCCGGCGACATCCGGGAGAGGGAGGTGGAAGATCTGTTCCACAAG TATGGGAGAATTGTTGACATTGACTTGAAGATCCCCCCGAGGCCGCCTGGTTATGCTTTTGTTGAG TTTGAAGATCCTCGTGATGCCGAAGATGCAATTGCTGGAAGGGATGGCTACAACTTTGATGGAAATCGTCTAAGA GTGGAACCTGCACATGGTGGTAGAGGTAATGCTTCCTCGAACGATCGTTCAAGTGGCTTTGGTGGCGGAGCACGCCGTGGTGTGTCTAGGCACTCAGACTATCGTG TTCTTGTTAGTGGACTGCCTTCTTCTGCATCATGGCAAGATCTAAAG GACCATATGAGGAAAGCAGGTGATGTCTGTTTCTCTGAAGTTTACCGTGAAGGCGGTG GCACCTTAGGGATTGTGGACTACTCAAACTATGATGATATGAAATATGCT ATAAAGAAACTGGATGATACTGAATTCAGGAATGCCTTTGGTCGAGCTTATATAAGG GTGAAGGAATATGACGGCAAACGTGGCCGCTCATCACGTAGCCGAAGCCCAAGTCGTAGCTACAGCAGAAGCAGGAGCCCATC AAAATCTCCCAGGGCTCGTCGTTCAGCATCTAGATCCCGTTCGAGGTCTGTTTCTTCCCGTTCAAGGTCAGCATCAAAAGGACGTTCCCCATCAAG CCAATATTCATTGGCCTGGGAGGAAAGCTGCTGA